The following nucleotide sequence is from Aspergillus nidulans FGSC A4 chromosome I.
ACGCCTACGGTCTATGGGATGCTTCAACGAGTGGTAGAAGTGGAAAAGCATGGCTCAACCGAAGCTATCTGGTTTGAAGGGAAATCATGGACATATTCTGAGTTGAAAGATCGTATGTCTTTTTTTGCCCTCTGTTTGTTCTGATGGAATGTACGTACTAATCGTCGCATGTAGTTGCGGACCGACTGGCTGCTCTACTCAGCGAGCGGGGCGTCAGCACTGGCGACTTTGTCGCTGTCTTTACTACCAACTCACCAGAGATGGTCGCGATTATTTATGCTCTTTCAAAACTTGGAGCCGTTGCTGCTCTTATAAATATTAACCTGCGAGGTATGAACTTACTAGTTTCTTATATGATCGAGGCTCACAGATCTGAATGCAGATGATACATTCGCCCACTGTCTTAATGTCTCCGGCTCTAAGCTCATTATCTCTACGCCGGATCTCGCACAATTTGTGTGCTCAGACATGCCTCACCTGTCATTTAACATCTCTTCTTTTGACGGTATCTCTACGGCGTCAGATCTGATCACACCCGCGGACTTGCAGCAGTACTCCTCTTCCAATCTAACAGCTGCAAAGAGAACCCCCGCGGATCTATCAGCTCTTATATATACGTCAGGAACTACCGGAAAACCGAAGGCATGCGCCATCCGCAATATGATGACTCTGATAACATCCACCCCTCATTCTCAAGATGTCAAGCACCCGTCGAGATACTTCCCTCTACGAATCTACTGCTCGCTCCCGCTTTTCCATGGTACAGCCTACTTCACCGGACTGTGTGCTTCCGTGGGCTATGCAGGCACACTCTGCATCCGCCGCAAATTCTCTGCTTCCAAATTCTGGAAGGACGTCCACGACTCAAGAGCTACTCGGATTCTTTATATTGGAGAGCTGTGCAGATACCTTATGGCTACGCCTGCTTCTCCCTATGATCAGAACCATGCCTGCATTGTCGCTTCTGGCAATGGCCTGCGAGGGGATATTTGGGAACGCTTCCGCGAGCGGTTCAATGTTCCTGAGATTCGCGAGTTCTACCGCTCAACCGAGGGTGTTGCGAAATACGACAACTTCGGGTTTGGATCGTGGGGAGCCGGCAAGGTCGGGTTCTCAGGCCCAATTAAGCGGTTTTTCGAGGATGATACCGTCATCGTGAAATATGATCCGGATACAGAGATGCCCTATCGGGATCCTAAAACGGGGTTCTGCGTTAGGGTGAGAGtcggcgaggaaggagaggcgATTGGCCGTGTCAGAAACCGCGGCTTACTCACAGAGTActtgaagaatgaagaagcgactgagaagaagctcctCCGGGACGTATTTGAGAAGGGGGACCTCTTTCAACGTACGGGTGATTTGTTTGTACAAGACTCGGATGGGTGGATTAAATTCCAAGACCGGGTGGGAGACACATTCCGCTGGAAGGGCGAGAACGTCAGTGCGGGT
It contains:
- a CDS encoding long-chain fatty acid transporter fatB (transcript_id=CADANIAT00007158), producing MDLLSEISVPVVAAASALSVAAGAYLDAKFSISTDLSAMRSDREFGKRLAERMAHLGETPTVYGMLQRVVEVEKHGSTEAIWFEGKSWTYSELKDLADRLAALLSERGVSTGDFVAVFTTNSPEMVAIIYALSKLGAVAALININLRDLNADDTFAHCLNVSGSKLIISTPDLAQFVCSDMPHLSFNISSFDGISTASDLITPADLQQYSSSNLTAAKRTPADLSALIYTSGTTGKPKACAIRNMMTLITSTPHSQDVKHPSRYFPLRIYCSLPLFHGTAYFTGLCASVGYAGTLCIRRKFSASKFWKDVHDSRATRILYIGELCRYLMATPASPYDQNHACIVASGNGLRGDIWERFRERFNVPEIREFYRSTEGVAKYDNFGFGSWGAGKVGFSGPIKRFFEDDTVIVKYDPDTEMPYRDPKTGFCVRVRVGEEGEAIGRVRNRGLLTEYLKNEEATEKKLLRDVFEKGDLFQRTGDLFVQDSDGWIKFQDRVGDTFRWKGENVSAGEIRDHISAIPGVYDAVVYGVRLGAYDGQAGAAGITLEEHTEAAANEFMGKLRAELKKKGVPSYAIPRLVRLTEKVATGVTFKQAKGELTKKGWSPLVDWNGDKLYWLNGTRYEKLTQSSWSSIESGQAKL